One genomic region from Drosophila busckii strain San Diego stock center, stock number 13000-0081.31 chromosome 3R, ASM1175060v1, whole genome shotgun sequence encodes:
- the LOC108604651 gene encoding general transcription factor IIF subunit 2, translated as MSKDDKDKVQIIDKDLDLSNAGRGVWLVKVPKYIAQKWEKAPSNMDVGKLRISKTPGQKAQVSLSLTPNVLALDPDEKIPTEHVLDVSQVTKQTLGVFSHMAPSEATSTSGSNGKENGSGAATAISDNEKLYMEGRIVQKLECRPIADTCYMKLKLESIRKASEPMRRVQPIDKIVQNYKPVKDHAHNIEYRERKKAEGKKARDDKNAVMDMLFHAFEKHQYYNIKDLVKITNQPISYLKEILKDVCDYNMKNPHKNMWELKKEYRHYKTEEQKNEEKSKSDGSSDSE; from the exons atgTCTAAGGATGACAAGGATAAGGTACAAATCATCGACAAGGACTTGGACCTCTCAAATGCTGGTCGCGGTGTTTGGTTGGTGAAAGTGCCTAAATATATTGCACAGAAATGGGAAAAGGCTCCATCAAACATGGACGTAGGCAAGCTGCGCATTAGTAAAACGCCGGGACAGAAAGCTCAGGTGTCACTATCACTCACACCAAATGTGCTGGCCCTAGATCCCGACGAGAAAATACCCACGGAGCATGTGCTTGACGTGTCACAAGTGACAAAGCAGACTCTTGGCGTTTTTTCACACATGGCACCATCAGAGGCAACGTCAACAAGTGGGAGCAATGGTAAAGAAAATGGCTCTGGTGCTGCCACAGCGATAAGCGACAATGAGAAACTGTACATGGAGGGACGGATTGTGCAAAAGCTAGAGTGCCGCCCTATTGCTGACACTTGCTACATGAAACTGAAATTAGAGTCTATACGTAAGGCCTCGGAGCCAATGCGTCGGGTGCAACCAATCGACAAGATCGTACAGAACTACAAGCCGGTCAAGGATCATGCACACAAT ATTGAGTATCGCGAGCGTAAGAAAGCCGAGGGTAAAAAGGCGCGTGATGACAAGAATGCTGTGATGGATATGCTCTTCCATGCCTTTGAAAAGCATCAGTACTATAACATAAAGGACTTGGTCAAGATAACCAACCAACCCATTAGTTACCTGAAGGAGATTCTCAAAGATGTCTGCGATTACAATATGAAAAATCCGCACAAAAATATGTGGGAGCTCAAAAAAGAGTATCGTCACTACAAGACTGAAGAGCAAAAGAACGAAGAGAAGTCCAAGTCAGATGGAAGCAGCGATTCTGAATAA
- the LOC108601475 gene encoding protocadherin gamma-B1 — MSLSHGKWTQSNRHGKRQDALVTKAQNCTKSATGAILDSRCYLEGGGSAESFLAGEDLTVGSIIGKLRINGDPNADTGDINLSLREKNAPVEIVPGSKDLALSVELDKEGLRGPSSIYVNVICIRRRSTDPSFVIPVNVRVTDVNDNAPQWIGTPYTLTLSEVTVPGTRILQGARAEDADQPGPFSTVEYQVLPGPYAELVQFLNPLEGTLVLKRALDYEQLQNFTVKLRAQDQGTPPRHSDTLLRVVITDADDQNPKFQRESYSAELPADGRAGELRMRPEPLRAVDQDEGICAPIQYTIVQSQDTKYFRIHPHSGAITLLTPIGYADLAHGATLVVKATQIDNPDRYALTTVQLTRPGTHSDLSSLAFVQKRFVMRIREDTAVGNRILALPTNKPGKHLKFTIADPINSQFFSVGSLGELVLAKPLDYEKMTKHEFQVVASDGLTNSTTAEVTLEVIDVNDWEPRFRETHYEFMVPKSQSLQSRTDSFEGVLIGKVEAADGDRNDKLELTLRGQHAGLFEIDSTGNIYMRPEQLQSLNESTVHLIAIATDSGAPPRSTSVPVSVTMEGLTLAQSGWHNSMLGMFGMIVGLFLLIIMALSCYIVRSKQQRKNSPGGLGLGRNRVHSQAHSSVSSANLVTHEKLAGNGASVTSGGVSVLHMKHAGGNMTMANPINNGLHHVGSGASSSMALSNAASLLERERERERERQRESYAATVRSIVSRASANGQLYEEDEIEHDSLSQQGQSQSQTQSQQQQQPTTPDNNNRKTLLTSSSATGVTTISTMANGNATNLLSASDTMGSSENNLTVYF; from the exons atgtcACTGAGTCATGGCAAATGGACACAAAGCAACCGGCACGGGAAGCGTCAGGACGCCTTGGTTACCAAGGCacaaaattgcacaaaat CCGCAACTGGAGCGATACTGGACTCACGTTGTTACCTGGAGGGTGGCGGCTCAGCAGAAAGTTTTTTAGCCGGCGAAGACTTAACGGTGGGCTCTATCATAGGCAAGCTGCGCATTAATGGTGATCCCAATGCGGACACGGGTGATATAAATCTATCGCTGAGAGAGAAGAACGCGCCTGTGGAGATAGTGCCAGGCAGCAAGGATCTGGCATTGTCAGTAGAGCTGGACAAGGAGGGACTGCGCGGACCCTCGTCCATCTATGTGAATGTCATATGCATACGCAGGCGTTCAACGGATCCG AGCTTCGTCATACCCGTCAATGTGCGCGTCACGGACGTCAATGATAATGCGCCCCAATGGATTGGCACACCCTATACGCTGACGCTATCGGAGGTTACAGTGCCCGGCACGCGTATTTTACAAGGCGCACGTGCCGAAGACGCCGACCAGCCAGGTCCCTTCTCCACTGTGGAGTATCAGGTGCTGCCTGGGCCATATGCGGAGCTGGTGCAGTTTCTGAATCCACTGGAGGGCACGCTGGTGCTCAAGCGCGCCTTGGACTATGAGCAGCTGCAGAACTTTACCGTTAAGCTGCGTGCACAGGATCAGGGCACACCGCCACGTCACTCGGACACGCTGCTGCGTGTGGTCATTACCGATGCGGACGATCAGAATCCCAAATTTCAGCGCGAGTCCTACAGCGCCGAGCTGCCCGCTGATGGTCGTGCCGGTGAGCTGCGTATGCGCCCGGAACCATTGCGAGCAGTCGACCAGGACGAGGGCATCTGTGCGCCCATACAATACACCATAGTGCAGTCCCAGGACACCAAATACTTTCGCATACATCCGCATAGCGGCGCCATTACACTGCTTACGCCCATTGGCTATGCAGATCTAGCGCACGGCGCCACGCTGGTGGTGAAGGCTACACAAATCGACAATCCCGATCGCTATGCCTTGACCACGGTGCAGCTCACGCGTCCCGGCACACACAGCGATCTCAGTTCGCTGGCATTTGTCCAAAAGCGTTTTGTCATGCGCATTCGCGAGGACACCGCTGTGGGCAATCGCATTCTGGCGCTGCCCACCAACAAGCCGGGCAAGCATTTGAAGTTCACCATAGCTGATCCCATCAATTCGCAGTTCTTTAGCGTGGGCTCGCTGGGTGAACTGGTGTTGGCCAAGCCGCTGGACTATGAAAAGATGACCAAGCATGAGTTTCAGGTTGTGGCCAGCGATGGGTTGACCAATAGCACCACGGCTGAGGTAACGCTGGAGGTGATTGATGTCAACGATTGGGAGCCACGATTTCGTGAAACGCACTACGAGTTTATGGTGCCCAAGAGC CAGTCGCTACAGTCGCGCACAGACTCCTTTGAAGGTGTACTAATAGGCAAGGTGGAGGCTGCCGATGGCGATCGCAATGACAAGCTGGAGCTGACACTGCGTGGTCAACATGCAGGTCTCTTTGAGATTGATAGCACGGGCAACATTTACATGCGTCCGGAGCAGCTGCAGAGCCTCAACGAGTCCACAGTGCATCTGATTGCGATTGCCACGGATTCGGGTGCGCCGCCGCGCAGCACCTCCGTGCCTGTGAGCGTAACTATGGAGGGCTTAACGCTGGCGCAGTCCGGCTGGCATAATAGCATGCTGGGCATGTTTGGCATGATTGTGGGTCTGTTCCTGCTCATCATCATGGCGCTGAGTTGTTATATTGTGCGCtctaagcagcagcgcaagaaCAGCCCGGGTGGCTTGGGGCTGGGGCGCAATCGTGTGCATAGTCAGGCGCACAGCAGTGTCTCCTCGGCGAATCTGGTGACGCATGAAAAGCTGGCGGGCAATGGCGCCAGTGTAACCAGCGGTGGCGTCTCTGTGCTGCACATGAAGCATGCTGGCGGCAATATGACCATGGCCAATCCCATAAATAATGGACTGCATCATGTGGGCagtggcgccagcagcagcatggcgCTCAGTAATGCCGCCAGTCTGCTGGAGCGGGAGCGCGAACGCGAACGGGAGCGACAGCGGGAGAGCTATGCAGCCACAGTGCGCA GCATTGTATCGCGCGCCTCTGCCAATGGACAGCTCTATGAAGAGGATGAAATAGAGCACGATTCACTCTCGCAGCAAGGTCAGTCACAGTCACAAACAcaatcacagcagcagcagcaaccgacTACGCCTGATAATAACAACCGCAAAACGCTGTTGACTTCTTCCAGCGCCACAGGCGTTACCACCATCTCGACTATGGCCAATGGCAATGCTACAAACTTGCTAAGCGCTTCGGACACCATGGGCTCGTCCGAGAACAACTTAACCGTCTACTTTTAG
- the LOC108604650 gene encoding alpha-1,2-mannosyltransferase ALG9, whose translation MAPPSARARYNANKADNQIPTKKPLKRRNGKKETSDVPAPTPAGTRNEKRRTIEVIRNSPDPNAPLPTNVPMMPGINTAFKTFVSARLCSAIWAYIADCDETFNYWEPLNYIINGHGLQTWEYSPQFGLRSYTYLLLQGVPGWIYQKIFNPSPLLIFYMVRCMLGFGCAVMERFIYKSICREFGIHVGRLWLIFQLFSVGMFVSSTALLPSSFSMYFGCSALAAWWTKQYSLSIFLTAISALLGWPFAALLSVPMVLDLLLYQRDWRTFLQWTLISLATIALPMIAIDTSYYGKLTFAPLNIVWYNVFTSHGPNIFGTEPLSYYIINGFLNFNIIWLLALQVPIMLILELLILPGRFFSTLNFPRIISVSPFYLWLLVFFAQPHKEERFLFPVYPLISLCGAMTLDIYQRIFFRFKSLMFKLKEPSHYLDHSNVIAILVMVTSALLGLSRVFVLYRNYHAPMDLMLELNKFKVSPQYRAEETYNVCIGKDWHRYPGSFFFPANNFRLRFLKSEFRGMLPAYYTEGENATQVVHPYFNDQNQEHEHMYFDYEQCHFLIDFDEGKYTALEPSYTRRTKDWSIMKSLPFLIQEKSHRVLRAFYVPFLTDNHIKYGDFNLLKRKKPRRNGHGS comes from the exons ATGGCACCGCCATCGGCACGGGCGCGTTATAATGCCAACAAGGCTGACAACCAAATACCAACCAAAAAACCACTAAAGCGTCGCAATGGCAAAAAGGAAACCAGCGATGTACCGGCCCCAACCCCTGCCGGCACCAGAAACGAAAAGCG AAGAACAATTGAAGTTATTAGAAATAGTCCAGACCCTAACGCTCCACTCCCAACGAATGTTCCCATGATGCCAGGTATTAACACTGCCTTCAAGACTTTTGTTAGCGCTCGCCTTTGCAGCGCCATTTGGGCATACATAGCGGACTGTGATGAGACTTTTAACTACTGGGAGCCATTGAACTACATTATCAACGGTCATGGTTTGCAGACATGGGAGTATAGCCCACAATTTGGGCTACGCTCCTATACGTATCTTTTGCTGCAGGGCGTGCCCGGCTGGATCTATCAGAAAATATTTAACCCTAGTCCcttacttatattttatatggtGCGCTGTATGCTGGGCTTTGGCTGTGCTGTTATGGAACGATTTATATACAA ATCCATTTGCCGGGAGTTTGGCATACATGTGGGTCGCTTGTGGTTGATATTCCAGTTATTTAGCGTGGGCATGTTTGTCTCTAGCACAGCACTGCTACCTTCGTCTTTCTCCATGTACTTTGGTTGCTCGGCGCTGGCCGCCTGGTGGACGAAACAATATAGTCTATCGATTTTCCTCACCGCTATCTCagcgctgcttggctggcCATTCGCAGCACTGCTTAGTGTACCCATGGTGCTAGATCTGCTATTATATCAACGCGACTGGCGCACCTTCTTGCAGTGGACATTAATTTCGTTGGCAACAATTGCATTGCCAATGATTGCCATTGACACGAGCTACTATGGCAAACTAACCTTTGCGCCGCTCAATATAGTTTGGTATAACGTGTTTACTAGCCATGGACCCAACATCTTTGGCACTGAGCCACTGAGTTACTATATTATCAATGGTTTTCTCAACTTTAATATTATCTGG ttGTTGGCGCTGCAAGTGCCCATTATGCTGATTTTAGAGCTACTCATACTGCCGGGTCGATTTTTTTCAACGCTCAACTTTCCGCGTATTATATCGGTGTCGCCTTTTTATCTGTGGCTACTGGTGTTTTTCGCTCAACCACACAAAGAGGAACGCTTTCTATTTCCGGTTTATCCATTGATCTCATTGTGCGGCGCCATGACTTTAGACATCTATCAACGCATCTTCTTTCGCTTTAAATCGCTTATGTTCAAACTCAAAGAGCCGTCTCATTATCTCGATCACAGCAATGTCATTGCCATACTTGTAATGGTCACTAGTGCTTTGCTGGGCCTCTCGCGCGTCTTTGTGCTATATCGCAATTACCATGCGCCCATGGATTTGATGTTAGAGCTTAATAAGTTCAAGGTCTCACCACAATATCGTGCAGAGGAAACTTATAATGTATGCATTGGCAAGGATTGGCATCGCTATCCGGGCAGCTTCTTTTTCCCCGCAAACAATTTCCGTTTACGCTTTTTGAAATCCGAGTTCCGTGGCATGCTGCCCGCTTACTATACTGAGGGTGAGAATGCCACTCAAGTGGTACATCCATATTTCAACGACCAAAACCAGGAGCATGAGCACATGTATTTTGATTACGAGCAATGCCATTTCCTCATTGATTTTGACGAAGGCAAATACACAGCCCTAGAGCCAAGCTATACGCGTCGCACCAAGGACTGGTCTATAATGAAGAGCTTGCCCTTCCTTATACAGGAGAAATCACATCGAGTGCTGCGAGCTTTCTATGTGCCATTCCTTACCGACAATCATATCAAATACGGAGATTTCAATTTGCTAAAACGCAAGAAGCCACGCAGAAATGGGCACGGCAGCTAG